catagttaaaataattgcgGAACAGTTAGTAACTGATCATCTTAACGAAGAAGAACTTAAGGCTTTATCGGATTTATGTTATGAATTTTCGGACGTGTTTTTTGTAGAAGGAGATAAGATTATTGGTACGGATCTCGTTACACACAAAATTAAGACACCACTTAATCACCCACCTATTAATACACGTCAATATAGATTGgctgaacaacaaaaaaaagagATAAATAGACAGGTCGCAATTTTAGAACAACAACAAGTAATAGTAAAAAGCAATTCACCATGGAATCATCCGTTGATTTTAGTTCCAAAAAAAGTAGGGATAGACGGTGAAAAGAAATATCGTTTATGCGTAGATTTCAGAAACCTAAATTTAATTACGGAGGGAAACTCTTGGCCACTTCCTTTAATTACTGATATTCTAGATAAATTAGGCCATGCGAAGTACTTTTCCACGTTAGATTTTGCCGATGGTTATCATCAAATTGCGATACATCCCGGGGACACACATAAAACAGCATTCTCGACCTCTACGGGTCATTGAGAATGGCTGAAAATGCCTTTCGGTTTAAAAACAGCGCCAGCGGTTTTTTCGGAATTAATGCATGCATTACTGACAGGCTGTGAAGACCTAAATATGTACGCATATTTGGATGATATTGTAATAAGTGCTGAGTCACTTAGTTCTATGATTAAGAAATTAcagattatttttatgaagcttagggaaaacaatttgaaattacaaCCTCGCAAACAGTGGCGAACCCAGAATTTTAGTACTGTGGGTCTGCCTAACTTACGAGAGGCCACTGTGTAGAAGGTTCAATCAACTGTAACATTACAAAATCGCTCGCTACGCTCGCGATTTACCTTATTtagattacatttattataactgAAGAGATAAagcataagtcataactatttttttaatacaatttaaaacttacTTACAAACTTTGATACTCTTaattaattcaagtttaatgtttttttttatttgttacattaaaattgaaattcattTAACAAACTTAcatggaatatttaaataattttgagtacCTACTTTAGATTTTGAGAAgagattatacatatttattattatatttgtatacttatagttgcagtatatttattttatctttatgtcCAATAACTGCATTACTGCTTTCATTTTCACAGTAAAATGTAGTTAAAatccaatacaaaaataattcatatacaaaattatgtttttattattacatataaaaaataagtataatattacaataattttctacGTTTTTTCATTGATGCAAATgtacttattactttattaaaatttattgtttgaGCTATGTTGCAGTGGCGTAGCGTGCGTTTCAGCTTAGTGTATGCATTGAATTTGTAAGTTGATAAATTCGTGGGGGGCATAGCCCCCCACACCCCCTACacttatcttaaaatattacttgAAACATACAAAGTTTtacgtaatttttaatatatattaccttagtacataacacaatattatatttaataaacaaaaaataaatcactttttaaaaataataaacttattaactacaaaattacttatatattaaatcaattctTCTATTTTTAGTAAGGAAAGCTTTGATTACTTCATCATGAAacgtagatttttttttcaaccctaccaataattttttttctattgacaGCATTGATAATGATGAAAGACGATTTTGTTCTTGGGAATTTCTTGATGAATTCTTAATCCTTTTAAGGGCCGAGAATGAACGCTCTGCTGATGCACTAGTAGCTGGAATAGTTAGTATCAATGAAATCAATTTTGTTGCTTGTGGTAAGTTTTCGTCTAAATttgtggtttttaaataaattaaaagatcGTGAACATTAGGTTTTTGAAATTCTTCGGTCGAGTAGACAACCGAAAGTTCACTTCTCAATTTgggtaaatcaaaatatttaccgtaCAATTGTTTCAACGAATTGAATAAGTTTATAGAAAAATCATTAGCATATAgactaaattttttaaagtcTAATAATGcgaaaaattgtaattgattaAGATTTGAAAACCGTTCTTTtgtcttattaattataacgtcaattatttcaaaaaatagtcGTCTGTAATTAGTTTTTGGATCTCCAGAAACTTGATTAAATCTTTGCCTTTTTGAACGGTGAATTTGAGGCtgtatttcattgtttataatttctaaCTGTGACCAAATATCATCAAAACTTGACCTGacagtatttaaataaacaatgaaatCGTCAATCTTTTTTGAGCAataagaaatatcaaaaatttttttttgtaaaatttcaaaaataatcgtTGCTTGTGGtaaaatgattgaaaataatttaagaaaaaaattgaaatcaaaactTTGAAGAATTTCCACATACCTTTTAGCAGAAGACAATGTTTCCGAATCCCAATTTTGGGCATTCTCTATGATTGATTCCATTAGATTTATAACATCTAGTTTATGTTCAACCATCATTTCAATAAGACGACTATTGTAATTCCATCTTGTTGAAGCTACTGATGGAAAACGTTTTTTAACTACATTATCAAGTGCATGTACTCGTTTGgtagattttgaaaaaaaagacgATAAACCAGAAagggttgaaaaaaatattttacaatctttaatatattcaaCTGACTGTTTTATGACAAGATTTAATTTATGTGCATAGCAATGTACAAAAATAGCATTTTCATACTTCGAACGCACTAGCGATTGTAAACCATTATGTTGCCCGGACATAACAGCTGCCCCATCATACGTTTGGGCtattaatttttcttcacaTGCATACtttgaaataaaactaaatacatGCTCTGATAATGCTTTCGCTGATCGATCTTCACTAACATCAGTAAATCCCAAAAATCTTTCGACAACTTCGTATCCATCTATGGTATTAATATAACGCAACACTGTTGATAACTGTGACTTTGAAACAATATCAGTTGTCTCGTCCATAATTATTGCAACAAACGGAGTATCGcgtatttcattttcaatttgtttaagaaGAACATTTGAAATTGATTGAATCAAGTCATTTTGAATGTCCCCAGATAAACCAGTAAATATAGTGGACGTTGCAAGATGTGTTTTTAACAACTCATCACGCTGGGCCATTAAGTAAATAAGTTCAACATAATTACCTTTATTAACAGATGAATCTGACTCGTCGTGGCCTCTAAATGCCAATTCCTGCTGAGCTAAAAAACACGTTGAATCTATCATACTGcttaatatgtatctattatttttaactgtaatattatgtttttcgatattttttctaaaagctTCACTCAAACAAGTATCTATTcttattttaccaaatttagTTAAATCTATTAAGCATTGTATGTGATTTTTAGCGGCTTCGTGACGACTTTTTAAATGATGAAAATTATTAAGATCGTTGAAACCATATTTGGTCCAAACATTTTCTTCGCGAGAAAAAATAACACAAGGCCAACAATATagcttatttgtttttttacaacCCGATAACCACTTATATGTACTGTAATACTCATATTTAAATGTtcgaacatatttttttgattttgtcgTTAAATCGGGTAATTTTTGTGTGGGTCTTCCTAACtcaattatactttttttttcatcaaaattgaGTGAACTgaaaggttttaaaaataatttttcaattgcacactcacatattgtattatttatattcattattgtttattgagtttaaatagttttaatttaaaacgataTGTCACACTgtcttataatatacgat
This genomic window from Metopolophium dirhodum isolate CAU chromosome 1, ASM1992520v1, whole genome shotgun sequence contains:
- the LOC132932683 gene encoding zinc finger MYM-type protein 1-like, which codes for MIDSTCFLAQQELAFRGHDESDSSVNKGNYVELIYLMAQRDELLKTHLATSTIFTGLSGDIQNDLIQSISNVLLKQIENEIRDTPFVAIIMDETTDIVSKSQLSTVLRYINTIDGYEVVERFLGFTDVSEDRSAKALSEHVFSFISKYACEEKLIAQTYDGAAVMSGQHNGLQSLVRSKYENAIFVHCYAHKLNLVIKQSVEYIKDCKIFFSTLSGLSSFFSKSTKRVHALDNVVKKRFPSVASTRWNYNSRLIEMMVEHKLDVINLMESIIENAQNWDSETLSSAKRYVEILQSFDFNFFLKLFSIILPQATIIFEILQKKIFDISYCSKKIDDFIVYLNTVRSSFDDIWSQLEIINNEIQPQIHRSKRQRFNQVSGDPKTNYRRLFFEIIDVIINKTKERFSNLNQLQFFALLDFKKFSLYANDFSINLFNSLKQLYGKYFDLPKLRSELSVVYSTEEFQKPNVHDLLIYLKTTNLDENLPQATKLISLILTIPATSASAERSFSALKRIKNSSRNSQEQNRLSSLSMLSIEKKLLVGLKKKSTFHDEVIKAFLTKNRRIDLIYK